The Ochotona princeps isolate mOchPri1 chromosome 1, mOchPri1.hap1, whole genome shotgun sequence genome has a segment encoding these proteins:
- the LOC101532154 gene encoding mamu class II histocompatibility antigen, DR alpha chain, with amino-acid sequence MTRCGVPVLGLFILAFLMSPQGSWAIKEEHVIIQAEYYMSPGDDAGEFMFDFDGDEIFHVDLGKRETVWRLAEFGQFASFEAQGALANIAVDKANLEIMMKRSNNTPDSSVSPEVTLLPSSPVELGEPNVLICFIDKFSPPVIKVTWLKNGKPVTVGVSETVYLPRDDHLFRKFHYLPFLPKAEDYYDCKVEHWGSEEPILKHWEFEPRIPLPETKENVVCALGLVVGLVGIIVGTIFIIKGMRQGNATERRGTL; translated from the exons ATGACCAGATGTGGAGTGCCAGTCCTCGGCCTTTTCATCCTGGCCTTTCTGATGAGCCCTCAGGGATCTTGGGCTATCAAAG AGGAACACGTGATCATCCAAGCTGAGTACTACATGTCACCTGGTGATGATGCAGGAGAGTTTATGTTTGACTTCGACGGTGATGAGATTTTCCATGTGGACCTGGGGAAAAGAGAGACCGTCTGGCGGCTTGCTGAATTTGGACAGTTTGCCAGCTTTGAGGCTCAGGGTGCCCTGGCCAACATAGCTGTGGACAAAGCCAACCTGGAAATCATGATGAAGCGCTCCAACAACACCCCAGACTCCAGCG tttctccagAGGTAACCCTGCTCCCTAGCAGCCCTGTGGAGCTGGGAGAGCCCAATGTCCTCATCTGCTTCATTGACAAGTTCTCCCCACCTGTGATCAAGGTCACATGgcttaaaaatggaaaacctgTCACTGTTGGAGTGTCAGAAACAGTCTACCTGCCCAGGGATGACCATCTTTTCCGCAAATTCCACTATCTGCCCTTCCTGCCCAAAGCCGAGGACTACTACGACTGCAAAGTGGAGCACTGGGGGTCGGAGGAGCCAATCCTCAAGCACTGGG aATTTGAGCCACGAATCCCCCTCCCAGAGACTAAAGAGAACGTGGTGTGTGCCCTCGGTCTGGTGGTGGGTCTGGTGGGCATCATTGTTGGGACCATCTTCATCATCAAGGGCATGCGCCAGGGTAATGCCACAGAACGCCGAGGGACCTTGTGA